ACTGAGAACAGCAGCCACAGCATATGGTGAGTATTCCTATCAGTGATCTTCATCAAGCGTTAGTGTGTTATTGTGATTTAACACAAAATGCACATCCGCTGAAAGGCACGCGGATGGAGGGAGTTGCTGCTAAGGAGTTCCAGAGGAGGTTCCCAACAATAGTGTATCAGGTACTAGAATCAGAACTGTTACTTTCAAACGGTTCATCTCATGCCCTTTCCAAAGTTTTCAGGCTGGGCTCTTGGTGCACCCTGAACAAAGATGGCTATGTGCAAGTCCGGATGGGGTAGTGCGGCTGGCTGATGGACTTTACTTACTTGAAATCAAATGCCCATTTGGCCGGAAAGGACAGCCAATCATTGATTGCAAATCTGAAACAAGCTACGTTCAGTACCTACAGTATGAAGGAGGGAAGCTGGTGCTTAAAAAGTCGCATCAATACTAtacacaccagctcccgtggcgtagtggttagagtgatcgctttccacaccgagactgggaggtgacacgggttcgaatcctgtcaccggctgtgctgtctgaggttttccctgggttttccgaagactttctagacgaatgtcggcacagttccccttgaagtcggcccaggacgcatactaacacccctgtcccccactccttcctgctgtcctctctccatctgtccacgtctatacgccgctcatagccacagttgcttcgcggcgctaacacggaattaaaaaaaaaatactatacACAAGTGCAAATTGCAATGTATGTCATGAATGTAACAGAGGCATTCTTTTTTGTATATTCTGATGCGCAGTCAGTGAATGTGATGGTAGAGCGTGATGATGATCTGCTTAGTGAACTTGTTCCAAAACTAGAGACCTTCTATTGTACTCACATGCTGCCAAGGATGGCTCCCAGGTCTAAATGAATATGTAATTATACCttaagttttcgggttttatttttttgggTTAGTCCACGTATTCTAGTCAGTTCAATTTCTGTAAGTTGGGACCTGGTGCTTTGTATGATATTTCAAATTATGTTGAAGCAATAAATGAGAAACAGTGTGACAGCCATTTTGCAACAGGACACTTTTTTTTAGCAACTGCATTAGCTCTCAACATATTAAATTTTCACACTGGTCCCCGTTGCACTTCAACACAGCAGGCCAAATGCCAAAATGAAGTACGCTGAAATCATTGCTGTGTCCGGAAAATGGGTGGCTGAAGATTTGCAAGTACTGCGCACATACGAAAAATGTCAGTCATGTATGGCACAAGCTCAGCTGGTACGGTGGAGTTCAGGATGTCGAAGGTCTTGATCCGCTGAATCACTCTCTCTACATGCACCCTAACTTGTGCGATGTAATATGTTGTGTCCATTTCTCTGCTGGTGAACTGTGCATTTCCTGATGAGAATGGGGGCATCACTAGTAGTGCACCTTTCTGTCCGAGGTGGGAGCTGATGCCAGGGAACCCCTCGTCAGCCAGAATTAGATCACCTGCCTCGACAAGGTCTAGGAATCCAGAATCCGTTGTTATTGCTGTGTCGCTTTCTCTTCCCCCGTACGCTTTTGACACAAAAGCAATCTGTCCATTGGGGACAATTGCAACCAGGAACTTCACAGTCATACCGCCTTTATAGTTTGCGTACAGATTTCGTTGCCTTTCAACAGGAGCTGGAGTTTCCGTCCTCACTTCAGTGCAGTCGATTATGTATCTGCATGAATGATAGTGCTCTCTGAAGCATTCTGGAAGAGTCGCTCGGATTGTTTCTCTTGATGGTGTGAACAACCACTTGCTTGTGACCTGAACCAAGTTTGTCAACATAGAGAAAAATATTCTGCTAGCAGTGGAACGATGAATTCCAAACAGAGCGCCAAGGCCGGTGAAGGTAATTCCCAGCTTCAACTTCATCAGAAATATCAAGAGCTTGTTAGGGATAGTGACGTCGACCTCTCTTACGCGGAAGTTGGTAAGGAGGCTGAGTAGAAGTGCAAACACTTCTGGCGTGGTGCCACATAAATCATGCAGGGTAGCAATCTGATCACGAAGAGTCTCGTAACCCTGAAATATGCACGTACGCGAAGAATGTCCAGAGTAGCGTGATTGTGTCTCGCGCACAGCCTGCACTTCACTTTCAACACAAGGTGTGTGCGTAATCTGGGTGCTGCCGGTCGTTTCCAGAATGGTGCACATGAAGACGGAGAATGGTCTGCCACTACCTTCATTGGCTGCATCTGTCTGTGTGCCctgtcaaaaaataaaatataaataaacaaaaagaataaaTGGCAATTTTACACGTGCACTTAAGTAATACACAATATTGCTTCTGCAAGTACAATGCCTACCACAGATGATGATGAAGCTGGTTCCAACGCTCCACTAGAATCTGAGGAAGGAGGCTCATTGTATGTTTCATCCTGAAATTCCTGATCTTGGAAATCTCCATACAGTCCAGGCACACCATCTTCTTTTCTAGCACAAAGTGTCACTGAAGCCGTGGTGTTGTCATTACGTTGAGCTCGCCGCTTGAGTCTGTGTCCGTAAAGCCAGGTAAAGCTACCGTTAGCGGACGTAGCCGCAAACATACACACAAATGCGAACAACTTGGTGCGTTGTGTCATCGCTAATGTACTAATGGAAATGTCGAAAGTTGCTTACCTTTCATAACGCTCAACAGGCGCCAATCCCACGACGGATTTGGCTTTGTACATCGCTGGAAATACTGAGGGGACGTAGGAAGGATACGTCTGGTCAGCGCTTTTTTCGTTGCCGACGAAGTGGCCACTGCAGATGACAGTCGTCTGGCTTGGCTCCCAAGGAGTGCCATCCGGGCTACACAAAGCAATCACAAAAAAGTACAAACTATTTTAGAACGGAAAAACTCAACCACAGCAGTTTTAGACTTACTTCACTCTTCGTACAGCCGCTATCCATTGTCGCCGACGCCCTTGTTCAAACCA
This portion of the Ornithodoros turicata isolate Travis chromosome 3, ASM3712646v1, whole genome shotgun sequence genome encodes:
- the LOC135389201 gene encoding uncharacterized protein LOC135389201; this translates as MIGFHGYYNCRQLDRVKYKCPDGTPWEPSQTTVICSGHFVGNEKSADQTYPSYVPSVFPAMYKAKSVVGLAPVERYERLKRRAQRNDNTTASVTLCARKEDGVPGLYGDFQDQEFQDETYNEPPSSDSSGALEPASSSSVGTQTDAANEGSGRPFSVFMCTILETTGSTQITHTPCVESEVQAVRETQSRYSGHSSRTCIFQGYETLRDQIATLHDLCGTTPEVFALLLSLLTNFRVREVDVTIPNKLLIFLMKLKLGITFTGLGALFGIHRSTASRIFFSMLTNLVQVTSKWLFTPSRETIRATLPECFREHYHSCRYIIDCTEVRTETPAPVERQRNLYANYKGGMTVKFLVAIVPNGQIAFVSKAYGGRESDTAITTDSGFLDLVEAGDLILADEGFPGISSHLGQKGALLVMPPFSSGNAQFTSREMDTTYYIAQVRVHVERVIQRIKTFDILNSTVPAELVPYMTDIFRMCAVLANLQPPIFRTQQ